A section of the Flavobacterium sp. CG_23.5 genome encodes:
- a CDS encoding site-specific integrase, with amino-acid sequence MKTKVSILFYAKRAKASVNGSVPIYIRITINGKRIELSTNRFVDISKWSTEAGKMKGNSEEARSINSHLDMFKIKIIDGQMELIHKNIPVTAETIKNKILGFEERKRMLVPIFQDHNNKIKELVGKEYAPGTLERYKTSLKHTIDFLEWKYKISDIEIDKINHAFITDYEFYLRSVRNCANNTAVKYIKNFSKIIKICLANNWIDRNPFSNYKAKIREVERVYLSEEEIENIINKDFKTDRLSLVRDIFLFSCFTGLAYIDVKNLTKSHISLGIDGEKWIFTHRQKTETASKIPILPITQMIIDKYEDHPECCNQNKLLPILSNQKMNAYLKEIAGVCEIEKELTFHIARHTFATTVTLTNGVPIESVSKMLGHKNLRTTQHYAKVLDKKVSEDMMILRKKMLNSNNDKISKKAN; translated from the coding sequence ATGAAAACAAAAGTATCAATTCTCTTTTATGCAAAGAGAGCAAAAGCCAGCGTAAACGGTTCAGTTCCGATCTACATAAGAATCACCATTAATGGCAAAAGAATTGAATTAAGCACAAACCGATTTGTCGACATTTCCAAATGGTCTACAGAAGCAGGCAAAATGAAAGGCAATTCAGAAGAAGCCCGTTCAATAAATAGCCATCTTGATATGTTTAAAATCAAAATTATTGATGGGCAAATGGAATTAATACACAAAAACATTCCGGTTACTGCAGAAACTATCAAAAACAAAATCCTTGGTTTTGAAGAACGCAAACGAATGTTGGTCCCCATCTTCCAAGACCATAACAATAAAATTAAAGAATTGGTAGGTAAAGAATATGCACCAGGTACATTGGAGCGCTACAAGACCTCGTTAAAACATACGATCGATTTTCTTGAATGGAAATACAAAATATCCGATATCGAGATTGATAAAATAAATCATGCTTTTATTACCGACTATGAGTTCTACTTGCGAAGCGTTCGAAATTGCGCCAACAACACCGCGGTGAAGTACATCAAGAATTTTAGCAAAATCATAAAGATTTGTTTGGCCAACAATTGGATTGACAGAAACCCTTTCAGCAACTACAAAGCCAAAATCAGAGAAGTGGAACGGGTGTATTTATCCGAGGAAGAGATTGAGAATATCATCAACAAAGATTTCAAAACAGATAGACTCTCATTAGTACGCGATATCTTCCTTTTTAGCTGCTTTACAGGTTTAGCCTACATTGATGTCAAAAACCTAACAAAGTCCCACATAAGCCTCGGTATTGATGGAGAAAAGTGGATATTCACCCACCGCCAGAAAACAGAAACGGCTTCAAAGATTCCAATTCTTCCAATTACCCAAATGATTATTGATAAATATGAGGATCATCCGGAATGCTGCAATCAAAACAAACTGCTTCCCATTTTGAGTAACCAAAAAATGAATGCGTATTTAAAGGAAATTGCTGGCGTCTGCGAAATCGAAAAAGAGCTAACCTTTCACATTGCTAGACATACTTTTGCAACCACAGTAACTCTCACAAACGGAGTTCCTATCGAAAGTGTAAGTAAAATGCTTGGACACAAAAACTTAAGAACCACACAACATTATGCAAAGGTGCTAGACAAAAAAGTCAGCGAGGACATGATGATTTTGAGAAAGAAAATGTTAAACAGCAACAATGATAAAATTAGCAAAAAGGCCAATTAG
- the ribB gene encoding 3,4-dihydroxy-2-butanone-4-phosphate synthase gives MVTNKIHLNTIEEAIEDIRQGKIIIVVDDEDRENEGDFLAAAEKVTPEMINFMATHGRGLICAPLTESRCKELGLHVMVTNNTDPMETAFTVSVDLRGNGVTTGISAADRAKTILSLVNADTKPHDLARPGHIFPLIAKQGGVLRRTGHTEAAIDFARLAGFKSAGVIVEIMNEDGTMARLPQLVKVAKKFDLKLVSIEALVAYRMLHDSLITKKEDFDIDTRFGTFRLRAYEQKTNKQIHIALTKGTWNSGESILTRINSSQVNNDLLGTLTNDADQKLDSMFKIINEQGKGAVIFINQDMQSVNLLNRITELKTLQAKGEMKAPKIKIDSKDFGIGAQILHDIDISKIRLVSNTEQGKRVGMIGYGLEITEYVNY, from the coding sequence ATGGTTACAAATAAAATACACCTCAACACTATAGAAGAAGCCATTGAAGATATTCGTCAAGGTAAAATTATTATTGTTGTTGATGATGAAGATCGAGAAAATGAAGGTGATTTTTTGGCGGCAGCCGAAAAGGTGACTCCTGAAATGATTAATTTCATGGCAACACATGGACGTGGATTAATTTGCGCTCCATTGACAGAAAGCCGCTGTAAAGAATTAGGTTTGCATGTGATGGTTACCAATAATACGGATCCAATGGAAACTGCTTTTACGGTTTCGGTTGATTTAAGAGGAAATGGCGTTACAACAGGAATATCCGCAGCTGATAGAGCCAAAACAATTTTATCTCTAGTTAATGCAGACACTAAACCCCATGATTTAGCAAGACCAGGACATATTTTTCCATTAATAGCTAAACAAGGTGGCGTTTTAAGAAGAACTGGTCATACTGAAGCTGCAATTGATTTTGCACGTTTAGCAGGTTTTAAATCGGCAGGAGTGATTGTAGAAATCATGAATGAAGATGGAACCATGGCTCGCTTACCTCAATTAGTAAAAGTGGCTAAGAAATTTGATTTGAAATTGGTTTCTATAGAAGCGCTAGTAGCTTACAGAATGTTACACGACAGTTTAATTACAAAAAAAGAAGATTTTGATATCGATACTCGTTTTGGCACTTTCCGTTTAAGAGCATATGAGCAAAAAACCAATAAGCAAATCCACATTGCACTGACAAAAGGTACTTGGAATTCAGGCGAATCTATTCTAACTCGAATAAATTCCTCTCAAGTAAACAATGATCTATTAGGTACTTTGACTAATGATGCAGACCAAAAACTTGACAGTATGTTTAAAATAATAAACGAGCAAGGAAAGGGAGCCGTTATTTTTATCAATCAAGACATGCAATCTGTAAATTTACTTAATCGCATTACTGAACTTAAAACATTGCAGGCAAAAGGAGAAATGAAAGCCCCAAAAATAAAGATTGATAGTAAAGATTTTGGAATTGGAGCTCAAATACTTCATGATATAGATATTTCTAAAATTCGATTGGTATCAAATACAGAACAAGGAAAACGGGTTGGAATGATAGGTTACGGCTTAGAAATAACCGAATATGTAAATTATTAG
- a CDS encoding LptF/LptG family permease codes for MKILDKYLLKTFLTTFTTVFVILFFIFILQTIWLFIAELAGKDLDLLMIVKFLAFSMPRIIPLVLPLSVLLASIMTFGDLSENYELAAMKSAGVSLKRAMKSLTVFILFLSIVAFFFSNNVIPFAEYKFINFRKNIAQAKPALAITEGQFSDVGFYNIKVNKKSGENGNTLTGITIHKKSNLGDGSKTVIKAKDGELVSSEKSSILQLVLNDGYYYEDIVPKKYEDRSKMPFAKSTFKKYIINIDLSQLNKTDANDQSIAGTNTMLNVSELNYTLDSLHKNLKTDIISFSENMNQRIGIPKENKIIAVKKNKKLPNNILSLYTNDQKSKILDLAISNLASTKYSIDASNTEFKNKQKNINNHILAFYDKFVIAFACFLMFFIGAPLGAIIRKGGLGLPIIFAVLIFITFHFINTFGKRISQENSLSPFMGAWMSSFVLTPLAILLSYRATNDIGLINMDVILAPFQKIFKKIFPSQK; via the coding sequence GTGAAAATTCTTGACAAATACTTATTAAAAACATTTCTGACTACATTTACGACTGTATTTGTAATCCTCTTTTTCATCTTTATACTTCAAACTATTTGGTTGTTCATAGCTGAATTAGCCGGTAAAGATTTGGATTTACTAATGATTGTCAAATTCTTGGCTTTTTCGATGCCTCGAATTATCCCGCTGGTACTGCCGTTGTCGGTTTTACTGGCTTCTATAATGACTTTTGGAGATTTGTCTGAAAATTATGAATTGGCAGCAATGAAATCTGCGGGTGTTTCGCTAAAAAGAGCGATGAAAAGTTTAACTGTTTTTATTCTATTTTTGAGTATTGTCGCTTTTTTCTTTTCCAATAATGTAATTCCTTTTGCGGAATATAAGTTTATAAATTTTCGAAAAAATATAGCACAAGCAAAGCCTGCCCTCGCAATTACAGAAGGGCAGTTCAGTGATGTAGGATTTTATAATATTAAAGTCAATAAAAAATCAGGAGAAAACGGAAACACTTTAACAGGAATTACAATTCATAAGAAATCAAATTTAGGCGATGGTAGCAAAACAGTTATCAAGGCAAAAGATGGCGAATTAGTAAGCAGTGAAAAATCCAGTATTCTTCAACTAGTCTTGAATGATGGATATTATTATGAAGATATTGTTCCAAAAAAATATGAAGATCGTAGCAAAATGCCTTTTGCGAAAAGCACTTTCAAAAAATACATCATCAATATCGACTTATCCCAATTAAATAAAACTGATGCAAACGACCAAAGCATTGCCGGTACAAATACCATGCTTAACGTTAGTGAATTAAACTACACTCTAGATTCTCTACATAAAAATCTAAAAACTGATATTATTTCGTTTTCGGAAAACATGAATCAGCGAATTGGAATCCCGAAAGAGAACAAGATAATTGCCGTCAAAAAAAATAAAAAACTCCCTAATAACATATTATCGTTATATACTAATGATCAAAAATCAAAAATCTTGGATTTGGCAATCAGTAATTTGGCAAGTACAAAATATTCAATCGATGCCAGTAATACCGAATTTAAAAATAAGCAAAAAAATATAAATAATCATATTTTAGCCTTTTACGACAAATTTGTAATCGCATTTGCTTGTTTTTTAATGTTTTTTATTGGTGCACCTTTAGGCGCTATTATCAGAAAAGGCGGATTGGGACTTCCTATCATTTTTGCCGTTTTGATTTTCATTACATTTCATTTTATAAATACTTTTGGCAAAAGAATTTCACAAGAAAACAGTCTTTCTCCGTTTATGGGGGCATGGATGTCCTCTTTTGTGTTAACGCCTTTAGCAATTCTTTTATCATACAGAGCGACAAATGATATTGGATTAATAAATATGGATGTTATTTTAGCTCCATTTCAAAAAATATTTAAAAAAATATTTCCATCTCAAAAATAA
- a CDS encoding outer membrane lipoprotein carrier protein LolA: MNKIINTMKSTNSQFKKNNIKNMTKKYLLITALLFFSFLTQAQDKKAKDLLDQVTAKVRSYNTITIDFKYTLNNAKENINQDSKGNVIMKGNQYVLNFMGVTKIFDGNKTYTIVPEDEEITISKVNEKDDNAITPSKMLTFFNTGYKYSMDILQDIKGRKIQYIKLIPTSGKDQRKEVLLGIDIQTKHIYNLIEMGKKGTKTTLTVNSFKTNQPLSKNQFTFTQSKYPNYYINKLD, from the coding sequence ATGAACAAAATAATTAATACCATGAAATCAACGAATTCACAATTCAAAAAAAACAATATAAAAAACATGACTAAAAAGTACCTTTTAATTACAGCCTTACTGTTTTTTAGTTTTTTGACCCAAGCACAAGATAAAAAAGCAAAAGATCTTTTAGACCAGGTTACCGCAAAAGTGAGAAGCTATAATACAATTACAATCGATTTTAAATATACTTTAAACAACGCTAAAGAAAACATCAATCAAGACAGTAAAGGAAATGTAATCATGAAAGGCAATCAATATGTCTTGAACTTTATGGGCGTTACTAAAATTTTTGATGGGAATAAAACCTACACTATTGTACCTGAGGATGAAGAAATCACTATTTCTAAAGTAAATGAAAAAGATGATAATGCCATCACACCTTCAAAAATGCTGACTTTTTTTAATACTGGTTACAAATATTCTATGGATATTTTGCAAGATATAAAAGGCCGAAAAATTCAGTATATCAAACTAATTCCTACAAGCGGTAAAGATCAAAGAAAAGAAGTGCTGTTGGGAATAGATATTCAGACCAAACACATCTACAATTTGATTGAAATGGGTAAAAAAGGCACAAAAACGACTTTAACGGTTAATTCTTTTAAAACGAACCAACCATTGTCAAAAAATCAATTTACCTTTACCCAAAGTAAATACCCAAATTACTACATCAATAAATTAGATTAA
- a CDS encoding DNA translocase FtsK has product MAKTTKKEPLDKKTDSKSKANNPVKLTKQHKIVFGCLLVLFSIALLLAFVSFFIYGQQDQSAVAELADRSEIVHNWLGKFGAFLADLIVYKGFGLASFIFVRLFFLTGMYLILAMPLKKLKNIWFWDLFVVIILSVLFGFFATSVPELGGTIGYELNLFSQDYIGKTGTLLILFFGLIIYVIFKLKISPENIQSFFDSTKKEMKAELATNAIGISKNAYNLEEFAVAEEELDEIHLKTNGSQFEINKEALKPTINNSSEINLDPIAKPLTMMVTPPPFPEVISAHKEEFVIETAPEEDIIEENLASRLVADFGLFDPTLDLSNYKFPTIDLLKEYSTGGITINQEELEENKNRIVDTLRNYKIEIAQIKATVGPSVTLYEIVPEAGIRISKIKSLEDDIALSLSALGIRIIAPIPGKGTIGIEVPNKNPTMVSMKSVIGSAKFQEAEMELPIALGKTISNETFVVDLAKMPHLLMAGATGQGKSVGLNAVLTSLLYKKHPAEVKFVLVDPKKVELTLFNKIERHYLAKLPDMDDAIITDNAKVVNTLNSLCVEMDNRYSLLKDAMVRNIKEYNDKFKARKLNPENGHRFLPYIVLVVDEFADLIMTAGKEVEVPIARLAQLARAIGIHLIIATQRPSVNVITGLIKANFPARIAFRVTSKIDSRTILDTQGADQLIGRGDMLYTNGNDVVRVQCAFIDTPEVEKITEFIGSQKAYATAYLLPEFVGEESGINLDMDISDRDTLFREAAEIIVNAQQGSASLLQRKLKLGYNRAGRLIDQLEAAGIVGPFEGSKARSVNILDMSSLDQFFNNEQNN; this is encoded by the coding sequence ATGGCAAAAACGACAAAAAAAGAACCTTTAGATAAAAAAACCGACTCTAAATCTAAGGCAAATAATCCAGTGAAATTGACGAAACAACACAAAATAGTTTTTGGTTGTCTTTTGGTATTATTTTCAATTGCGTTACTACTCGCATTTGTTTCCTTCTTTATTTATGGGCAACAAGATCAAAGTGCAGTTGCAGAATTGGCTGACAGATCTGAAATTGTTCATAATTGGTTAGGTAAATTTGGCGCTTTTTTGGCTGATTTAATTGTTTATAAAGGATTTGGGCTTGCTTCCTTTATTTTTGTTCGATTATTTTTCCTGACGGGAATGTATCTTATTCTTGCTATGCCCTTAAAAAAATTAAAGAATATTTGGTTTTGGGATTTATTTGTAGTTATTATCTTGTCTGTTTTATTTGGTTTTTTTGCTACTTCCGTACCTGAATTAGGAGGAACAATTGGATATGAATTGAATTTATTTTCACAAGATTATATTGGAAAAACAGGAACTTTGTTAATTCTATTTTTTGGATTAATCATATACGTGATATTCAAGCTTAAAATTTCTCCTGAAAATATTCAATCTTTCTTTGATAGTACCAAAAAAGAAATGAAAGCTGAATTAGCGACTAATGCAATTGGTATTAGCAAAAACGCTTACAATTTGGAAGAATTTGCAGTTGCTGAAGAGGAACTCGATGAAATCCATTTAAAGACAAATGGTTCACAATTCGAAATTAATAAGGAAGCGTTGAAACCAACTATCAATAATTCTTCTGAAATCAATTTGGATCCTATCGCAAAACCATTAACTATGATGGTGACGCCGCCGCCTTTTCCAGAAGTTATTTCCGCTCATAAAGAGGAATTTGTAATTGAAACGGCACCGGAGGAAGATATTATAGAAGAGAATTTGGCTTCAAGACTGGTTGCAGATTTTGGATTATTCGATCCAACTTTGGATTTATCCAACTATAAATTCCCCACCATCGATTTATTAAAAGAATATTCAACGGGAGGAATCACCATAAATCAAGAAGAATTAGAAGAAAATAAAAACCGAATTGTAGATACACTTCGCAATTACAAAATAGAAATTGCCCAGATAAAAGCGACCGTTGGTCCATCGGTTACTTTATATGAAATTGTACCGGAGGCTGGAATTCGTATTTCTAAAATTAAAAGTTTAGAGGATGATATTGCCTTGTCACTATCGGCATTAGGGATCCGTATCATCGCTCCTATTCCCGGAAAGGGAACCATAGGAATTGAGGTTCCCAATAAAAATCCAACAATGGTTTCTATGAAAAGTGTTATTGGCTCAGCCAAATTTCAAGAAGCAGAGATGGAATTACCAATTGCTTTGGGTAAAACTATTTCGAATGAAACCTTCGTAGTCGATCTGGCCAAAATGCCCCACTTATTGATGGCTGGAGCAACTGGTCAAGGAAAATCAGTTGGTTTAAATGCTGTTCTGACTTCCCTTTTATACAAAAAACATCCTGCTGAAGTTAAATTTGTTTTGGTTGACCCTAAAAAAGTGGAGTTGACTCTTTTTAATAAAATTGAAAGACATTATTTAGCAAAACTTCCAGATATGGATGACGCTATTATCACTGATAATGCAAAAGTGGTCAATACATTGAACTCCCTTTGTGTAGAAATGGATAACCGTTATTCGCTTCTTAAAGATGCGATGGTGCGTAACATAAAAGAATACAATGATAAATTTAAGGCTCGAAAATTGAATCCCGAAAATGGACACCGATTTCTTCCTTATATTGTATTAGTCGTTGATGAATTCGCCGATTTAATTATGACCGCAGGAAAAGAAGTAGAAGTACCGATTGCACGTTTAGCTCAGTTAGCACGTGCCATTGGAATTCACTTAATAATAGCGACACAAAGACCATCAGTAAACGTGATTACAGGTTTGATTAAAGCCAATTTCCCGGCTAGAATAGCTTTTAGAGTTACCTCCAAAATTGATTCAAGAACTATTCTTGATACGCAAGGAGCTGATCAATTAATTGGTCGTGGTGATATGCTTTACACAAACGGAAATGATGTAGTGCGTGTACAATGCGCTTTTATAGATACGCCTGAGGTAGAAAAAATCACTGAATTTATTGGTTCTCAAAAAGCATATGCCACCGCTTATTTACTTCCAGAATTTGTTGGAGAGGAAAGTGGCATTAATCTTGATATGGATATCTCCGACAGAGATACTTTGTTTAGAGAAGCCGCTGAAATCATTGTAAACGCACAACAAGGATCGGCTTCATTGTTACAAAGAAAACTAAAATTAGGCTATAACCGAGCAGGTAGATTGATTGATCAACTCGAAGCTGCGGGAATTGTAGGGCCTTTTGAAGGAAGTAAAGCACGCAGTGTAAATATCCTAGACATGAGTTCTCTTGATCAATTTTTTAATAATGAACAAAATAATTAA
- a CDS encoding diacylglycerol kinase family protein — MEFQKDNSLLTGRLKSVTYAFKGAVKLITTEHSVMVQFSIGILMAVAGVYFGITKTEWLFQTFAIGLVMSIEGLNTAVEKMADFIHPNYHERIGFIKDIAAGAVFFAALTAIAIGLIIYIPLFF, encoded by the coding sequence ATGGAATTTCAAAAGGACAATAGCTTACTCACCGGTCGACTGAAAAGTGTAACTTATGCTTTTAAAGGAGCCGTAAAATTAATCACAACAGAACACAGCGTCATGGTTCAATTTTCTATAGGAATATTGATGGCCGTAGCTGGGGTTTATTTTGGTATTACTAAAACAGAATGGCTTTTTCAGACCTTTGCCATTGGTTTAGTTATGAGTATTGAAGGATTAAACACAGCCGTAGAAAAAATGGCTGATTTTATTCACCCTAATTATCACGAAAGAATTGGTTTCATCAAAGATATTGCCGCTGGAGCAGTATTTTTTGCTGCATTGACGGCAATAGCAATCGGTTTAATCATATATATACCTTTATTTTTTTAG
- the tpx gene encoding thiol peroxidase — protein MASITLGGNPIHTSGELPKVGTKLADFKLVKTDLSVATLGDYAGKKLVLNIFPSVDTGTCAASVRKFNESASNLVNTNVLCISRDLPFAQKRFCGAEGLENVVNLSDFPEGSFGKINGLEITDGPLAGLHSRAIIVVDENGIITHTEQVPEIADEPNYDAALAVL, from the coding sequence ATGGCTTCAATAACATTAGGCGGAAATCCAATACATACTTCGGGAGAGTTACCAAAAGTTGGTACAAAATTAGCTGATTTTAAATTAGTAAAAACAGACCTTTCAGTTGCTACATTAGGTGATTATGCAGGGAAAAAATTAGTACTTAATATTTTTCCAAGCGTTGATACTGGAACTTGCGCAGCTTCTGTTAGAAAATTTAACGAAAGTGCAAGTAACTTAGTAAACACAAATGTATTATGCATTTCAAGAGATTTACCTTTTGCCCAAAAACGTTTTTGTGGTGCTGAAGGACTTGAAAATGTAGTTAATTTATCTGATTTTCCAGAAGGAAGTTTTGGTAAAATAAATGGGTTGGAAATCACTGACGGTCCTTTGGCAGGATTGCATTCACGAGCCATAATTGTAGTTGATGAAAATGGAATAATTACCCATACGGAGCAAGTTCCTGAAATTGCGGATGAGCCAAATTACGACGCTGCATTAGCTGTACTTTAA
- a CDS encoding DUF6952 family protein: MKLPVIKHLTQFIEDNDQDYIIEAIEVLESMTEISSLKDEELDVIGELISNMYGALEVNKLVKNGTDKKEALNTFMKRVLGSIDK, encoded by the coding sequence ATGAAATTACCAGTAATCAAGCATTTAACGCAGTTCATAGAAGATAACGACCAAGATTATATCATTGAAGCAATTGAAGTTCTAGAATCAATGACCGAGATTTCTTCATTGAAAGACGAAGAATTAGATGTGATAGGCGAATTAATTTCGAATATGTATGGCGCATTAGAAGTGAATAAACTGGTGAAAAATGGAACTGATAAAAAAGAGGCCTTGAATACGTTTATGAAACGAGTTCTGGGTTCTATTGACAAATAA
- a CDS encoding thioredoxin family protein, which yields MLIELNEDTLADLIGKNEKVVVQFSASWCGNCRIMKPKFKKLATENDAITFVLIDAENSPESRKLANVSNLPTFATFVNGKLVNETQTNKAEVLTELVNEIV from the coding sequence ATGTTAATCGAATTAAATGAAGATACGTTAGCTGATTTAATCGGCAAAAACGAAAAAGTAGTTGTTCAATTTTCGGCTTCATGGTGCGGAAACTGTCGAATTATGAAACCAAAATTCAAAAAATTGGCGACAGAAAACGATGCGATCACTTTTGTTCTCATAGATGCAGAAAATTCTCCCGAATCTAGAAAATTAGCTAATGTGAGTAATTTGCCAACCTTTGCTACTTTCGTAAATGGGAAATTAGTGAATGAAACGCAAACAAATAAAGCGGAAGTTTTAACGGAATTAGTGAACGAAATTGTATAA
- a CDS encoding peroxiredoxin: MSLVGKKFPSIAVDAISEMGDNLKINIFEEATNNNKKVLLFWYPKDFTFVCPTELHAFQAALPEFEKRNTLVIGASCDTNEVHFAWLNTAKNNGGIEGVTYPILADTNRNLSNILGILDIESTSYSDETDSIIVEGSNVTYRATYLIDETGKIFHESVNDMPLGRNVNEYLRMVDAYTHIQEKGEVCPANWEAGKEAMSADRKSTAEYLTLN; the protein is encoded by the coding sequence ATGTCATTAGTAGGAAAAAAATTCCCAAGTATTGCAGTAGACGCTATCTCTGAAATGGGTGATAATTTAAAAATCAACATCTTTGAAGAAGCAACAAACAACAACAAAAAAGTACTTTTGTTTTGGTACCCAAAAGATTTCACATTTGTTTGTCCAACTGAATTACATGCTTTTCAAGCAGCTTTACCGGAATTTGAAAAAAGAAATACACTTGTAATTGGTGCTTCTTGTGATACCAATGAAGTACATTTTGCATGGTTAAATACTGCAAAAAACAATGGTGGAATTGAAGGAGTTACTTACCCAATTCTTGCTGACACTAATAGAAATTTATCTAATATCTTAGGAATTCTTGATATTGAATCAACAAGTTACAGTGATGAAACAGATTCAATAATTGTAGAGGGATCTAATGTAACGTACAGAGCGACTTACTTAATTGATGAGACTGGTAAAATTTTCCACGAAAGTGTAAATGATATGCCATTAGGTCGTAACGTAAATGAATATTTGCGTATGGTTGATGCCTACACTCATATTCAAGAAAAAGGAGAAGTTTGTCCTGCAAACTGGGAAGCTGGAAAAGAAGCAATGAGCGCTGACAGAAAAAGTACTGCAGAATATTTGACTTTAAACTAA
- a CDS encoding glycoside hydrolase family 3 protein: MTLEQKIGQFFFPAVFINDTEENIQETERLIRDYNIGGLTFFHSRASAATNYENKKQVILNDDSCQRLKELIIRYQKCASTPLLMSIDAEWGLAMRVEKTPQYPYAITLGALPYSEKHLVYKVGKQIGLDLKSVGIHYNLAPLADINNNPNNPVIGYRSFGQNKKKVARFALEYLRGLSDAGVLGCLKHFPGHGNTNVDSHLGLPILEENLEQLLENELYPFIKGIDNNVDSIMIGHLAVPALNEGKNTSATLSKPIIETLLRKQLGYDGLVISDALNMRSVSSLYDKKGQLEWEAFNAGNDVLCFAENVPEGIQEILKNASPERIEESFNRLWKCKQKAGILDAKATLTTISEGEFDFETTSDLNLKIAENCITKIKDNHNAVTVFDAKNRGDLAKLSLYKNTDNTFFKALDTLLPSAEFSYENGGDAAIKELEKSLTRYDTVIISLFVPKAKPLNNFEIEDSVLQFLGNLFGSKKCLLYVFGNPYALQVIPNLESTLGIVQMYQDFTEFQEAAAIQLLENAECKGTLPVIISTI; the protein is encoded by the coding sequence ATGACATTAGAACAAAAAATAGGACAATTTTTCTTCCCCGCCGTTTTCATAAACGACACCGAAGAAAACATTCAGGAAACCGAACGACTAATACGTGATTACAATATAGGCGGACTTACTTTCTTTCACAGTAGAGCAAGTGCTGCCACAAACTATGAAAATAAGAAACAAGTAATTTTAAACGACGATAGTTGTCAACGTTTGAAGGAACTCATCATCCGATACCAAAAATGCGCTTCCACTCCATTGTTGATGAGTATTGATGCGGAATGGGGTTTAGCGATGCGAGTTGAAAAAACACCTCAATATCCTTATGCCATTACCCTTGGCGCTTTGCCTTACAGTGAAAAACACTTAGTTTACAAAGTGGGAAAACAAATTGGTTTAGACCTTAAATCTGTTGGAATCCATTATAATTTAGCTCCTTTGGCTGACATTAACAACAATCCAAATAATCCTGTAATTGGCTATCGTTCTTTTGGTCAAAATAAAAAGAAAGTGGCAAGATTTGCCCTCGAATATTTAAGAGGATTGTCTGACGCAGGAGTATTAGGCTGCCTAAAACATTTTCCAGGACATGGAAATACCAATGTAGATTCGCATTTGGGCTTACCTATTTTAGAAGAAAATTTAGAACAATTACTTGAAAATGAATTATATCCGTTTATAAAAGGAATCGATAATAATGTCGATTCTATTATGATTGGTCATTTGGCTGTTCCGGCTCTAAATGAAGGCAAAAACACGTCGGCAACATTATCAAAACCCATTATAGAAACGCTTTTGCGAAAGCAATTAGGTTATGATGGTTTAGTAATTTCTGATGCACTGAATATGCGTTCTGTTTCGAGTTTATATGACAAAAAAGGACAATTAGAATGGGAAGCTTTTAATGCAGGAAATGATGTATTATGTTTTGCCGAAAATGTTCCCGAAGGAATACAGGAAATCCTTAAAAATGCCTCGCCAGAACGCATCGAAGAAAGCTTTAACCGTTTATGGAAATGCAAACAAAAAGCAGGGATTCTTGACGCAAAAGCGACTTTGACAACCATATCAGAAGGTGAATTTGATTTTGAAACTACTTCGGATTTAAATCTAAAAATTGCAGAAAATTGTATTACAAAAATAAAAGACAATCACAACGCTGTTACCGTTTTTGACGCAAAAAACAGAGGTGATCTTGCTAAATTAAGTCTTTATAAAAACACTGATAATACATTTTTTAAAGCACTTGACACCCTATTGCCCTCGGCAGAATTCTCTTATGAAAATGGTGGTGATGCAGCAATAAAGGAATTGGAAAAAAGCTTAACAAGATATGACACTGTTATTATTTCTTTGTTTGTTCCAAAAGCAAAACCTTTAAATAATTTTGAAATTGAGGACAGTGTGCTTCAATTTTTAGGTAACTTGTTTGGGTCCAAAAAGTGTCTTTTATATGTTTTTGGAAATCCATATGCCTTGCAAGTTATCCCAAATTTAGAATCGACACTAGGAATCGTTCAAATGTATCAGGATTTTACAGAATTTCAAGAAGCAGCTGCCATTCAATTACTGGAAAACGCAGAATGTAAAGGAACCTTACCCGTGATAATCAGCACCATTTAA